From one Gossypium arboreum isolate Shixiya-1 unplaced genomic scaffold, ASM2569848v2 Contig00419, whole genome shotgun sequence genomic stretch:
- the LOC128289079 gene encoding photosystem II D2 protein-like, with the protein MGVVGVLGAALLCAIHGATVENTLFEYGDGANTFRAFNPTQAEENYSMVTANCFWSQIFGVTGLWMSALGVVGLALNLRAYDFVSQELCSRRS; encoded by the exons ATGGGAGTTGTTGGTGTATTGGGCGCGGCTCTGCTATGCGCTATTCATGGTGCTACTGTAGAGAATACTTTATTTGAATATGGTGATGGTGCAAATACATTCCGTGCTTTTAACCCAACTCAAGCCGAAGAAAATTATTCAATGGTCACTGCTAACTGCTTTTGGTCCCAAATCTTTGGGG TAACCGGTTTATGGATGAGTGCTCTTGGAGTAGTCGGTCTGGCTCTGAACCTACGTGCCTATGACTTCGTTTCCCAGGAACTGTGCAGCAGAAGATCCTGA